Proteins from one Mugil cephalus isolate CIBA_MC_2020 chromosome 15, CIBA_Mcephalus_1.1, whole genome shotgun sequence genomic window:
- the ppme1 gene encoding protein phosphatase methylesterase 1, with amino-acid sequence MEKRLHLNLLASRPPMAGGFQSGSKMKMGPGRKKDFSPLAWSQYFETMEDVEVENENGKNIFRIYCSGSHGPVLLLLHGGGHSALSWAVFTAVIYSRINCRVVAMDLRGHGDTKVKNPEDLSADTMAKDIGKVVEALYGENPPPIMIIGHSMGGAIAVHTAAANHVPSLLGLCVIDVVEGTAMDALNSMQNFLRSRPKTFKSLENAIEWSVKSGQIRNIESARVSMGGQVKKCEESTSSPGVPNSIGEGIIEEEEDEEVEEQSNKKRMKEDDQETKKESIFTWRVELSKTEKYWDGWFRGLSALFLTCSVPKLLLLAGVDRLDKDLTIGQMQGKFQMQVLPQCGHAVHEDAPEKVADAIATFMVRHKFTEFKEGYLC; translated from the exons ATGGAGAAACGACTGCATTTGAACCTGTTAGCCTCCAGACCTCCTATGGCAGGTGGTTTTCAGTCCggctccaaaatgaaaatggg ACCTGGAAGGAAGAAAGATTTCTCCCCCCTGGCCTGGAGTCAGTACTTTGAAACCATGGAGGATGTTGaggttgaaaatgaaaatggcaaaaat attttcagaatttACTGCAGTGGCTCCCATGGTCctgtgctgctcctgctccacgGAGGAGGCCACTCTGCACTTTCCTGGGCAGTGTTTACT GCCGTCATATACAGCAGGATCAACTGCAGGGTGGTGGCTATGGACCTTCGGGGTCATG GCGACACCAAAGTGAAAAATCCTGAAGATCTTTCGGCAGACACGATGGCCAa GGACATTGGCAAAGTGGTGGAGGCACTCTATGGAGAGAACCCACCTCCAATCATGATCATTGGACACAGTATGGGTGGAGCCATTGCAGTTCACACAGCCGCAGCTAATCATGTACCATCCCTGCTTGGTCTCTGTGTCATTGACGTTGTGGAGG GTACAGCAATGGATGCTTTGAACAGTATGCAGAATTTCCTCAGAAGTCGTCCAAAGACGTTTAAATCTCTGGAGAATGCCATTGAATGGAG TGTGAAGAGCGGCCAGATCAGAAACATCGAGTCAGCGCGGGTGTCAATGGGCGGCCAAGTAAAAAA ATGTGAAGAATCCACCAGCAGTCCAGGCGTCCCCAACAGCATTGGTGAAGGTATtatagaagaagaggaggatgaagaagtgGAAGAACAATCCAACaagaaaagaatgaaggaaGACGACCAAGAG ACTAAGAAGGAGAGCATCTTTACCTGGCGAGTTGAActttcaaagacagaaaaatattgGGACGGCTGGTTCAGAGGTCTGTCCGCACTCTTCCTCACCTGCTCTGTGCCAAAGCTGCTCCTGCTCGCAG GAGTAGACAGGCTTGACAAAGACCTTACTATTGGACAGATGCAAG GAAAATTTCAGATGCAGGTCCTCCCCCAGTGTGGCCATGCGGTTCATGAGGACGCACCAGAGAAA GTAGCAGATGCTATAGCAACATTTATGGTCCGGCACAAATTCACTGAGTTTAAGGAAGGGTATCTGTG ctaa
- the LOC125021659 gene encoding odorant receptor 131-2-like encodes MYLAMPLQTLTEAVVMNDTTEVHIKPFQTSVTALLSLLPCLLFLYVNSVMVFALLRKPLLLECSRYMLFGHLLFTDSLQLIVTMLLYIFAVTMVKMISYVCIIFTLLAAITVKMSPLNLAVMSLERYVAICFPLRHANIATSRTTAIAIAFMWIVASLESCIQFFLFVSLENTSFTVKRVCTRSSVYRVQVYITLNRVFTIMYFVLVSVIIIYTYIAIMITARSASSSVRNADKAHKTVLLHLLQLCLCLTSTLFNMINSSALLNLNPAIAIHIQYILFLGLIIFPKCLSPLIYGLRDQTFRHVFKYYLTFGLKTTVRPFPKF; translated from the coding sequence ATGTATCTTGCCATGCCTTTACAGACACTGACTGAAGCTGTAGTCATGAATGACACAACAGAAGTACACATAAAGCCATTTCAGACTTCTGTCACAGCTCTGCTGTCCCTGCTGCCGTGTCTTCTGTTCCTGTACGTGAACAGTGTCATGGTGTTTGCCTTGCTGAGAAAGCCTCTCTTATTGGAGTGCTCCAGATATATGCTGTTTGGTCATTTGCTCTTCACCGATTCTCTGCAGCTCATAGTGACTATGTTGCTGTACATCTTCGCTGTGACTATGGTCAAGATGATCAGCTATGTCTGCATCATTTTTACGCTGCTTGCTGccatcactgttaaaatgtCTCCCCTCAACCTGGCTGTGATGTCTTTGGAGAGATACGTTGCCATTTGTTTCCCACTAAGGCACGCTAACATAGCCACATCCCGGACGACGGCTATAGCCATCGCTTTTATGTGGATAGTGGCCTCTTTGGAATCATGCATAcagtttttcctgtttgtcagtctggagaACACAAGCTTCACTGTGAAAAGGGTCTGTACCAGAAGCAGCGTCTACCGCGTACAGGTTTATATAACTTTAAACAGAGTCTTCACCATCATGTATTTTGTACTGGTGAGTGTGATAATCATTTACACTTACATTGCAATCATGATTACCGCGCGGTCAGCTTCTTCTAGTGTGCGCAATGCCGATAAAGCTCATAAGACCGTGCTGTTGCACCTGCTTCAGCTGTGCCTGTGTCTCACCTCCACTCTGTTTAACATGATCAACTCCAGTGCTCTGCTGAACCTAAATCCTGCCATTGCTATTCATATTCAGTACATCCTGTTTTTAGGTCTCATCATTTTCCCAAAGTGTCTGAGCCCACTCATATATGGCCTCAGAGATCAAACCTTCAGGCACGTGTTCAAATATTACCTTACCTTCGGCCTTAAAACCACTGTGAGGCCATTTCCTAAGTTTTGA
- the nectin3b gene encoding nectin-3-like protein isoform X2, with product MLPSSQRSNLRQHSKVALFHLLLSITGVWCSQVVVPQRVSAVLGKNVTLECRVEVGSNLTLTQSSWERRLPSGSVTVAVYNPQFGTSIPPEFVNRLYFRSPSSHDATIILENVGFSDVGIYTCKVATFPLGNTQASTTVSVLVEPKVYVSAGSTALIDGGNETVVATCIAERARPPAEVSWESNLFGQSEVQLFDDVNGTTSTQVRYIWQPTRHVQGHALTCVVRHPALQSDFRIPYQLNVQFAPDITVVGYDGDWYMGRENVQMMCKANANPPAHHFRWIRLDSEMPEGVEIINSTLLFLRPLQRNDSGVYRCEVANDINLRSRDVRILIQDQSQAERSNSITVAGAVMGAVLALFLSVVFIIVILTARKAPPTAFTDKVIDLPPTHKPPPPYSERAPAVPLGVHASQVAWLCQVNPAPEHTRRADRRYEPTDRQQPPTMRPALPGTQGPTQQRPRLEWVCHQSGTDRVYINHREHYV from the exons ATGTTACCGTCCTCTCAGCGGAGTAACCTCAGGCAGCACAGCAAAGTTGCATTATTTCACCTTCTGCTCAGTATTACAG GTGTGTGGTGCAGTCAGGTGGTGGTGCCTCAGAGGGTGAGCGCCGTGCTGGGGAAGAATGTGACGTTAGAATGCAGGGTGGAGGTTGGCTCAAACCTTACCCTCACTCAGAGTTCCTGGGAACGCCGTCTGCCTTCTGGCTCCGTAACAGTGGCTGTCTACAACCCACAGTTTGGCACTTCCATCCCTCCAGAGTTTGTGAATCGCTTGTATTTTCGCTCACCCTCCTCTCACGATGCTACCATCATTCTAGAAAACGTGGGCTTTTCAGACGTTGGGATATATACCTGCAAGGTAGCAACATTTCCTCTGGGGAACACTCAAGCCTCCACTACTGTCAGTGTTCTTG TTGAGCCAAAGGTCTATGTGTCTGCTGGTTCGACTGCCCTGATCGACGGTGGCAATGAAACTGTGGTGGCTACCTGCATCGCTGAGCGGGCTCGGCCCCCTGCTGAGGTGTCCTGGGAATCCAACCTCTTTGGCCAGTCAGAAGTGCAGCTATTTGACGACGTCAACGGGACGACCAGCACGCAAGTGCGCTACATCTGGCAGCCCACGCGCCACGTCCAGGGCCACGCGCTCACTTGTGTGGTCCGTCACCCAGCTCTGCAGAGCGACTTCAGGATCCCCTACCAACTCAATGTACAGT TTGCTCCTGATATCACAGTTGTAGGCTATGACGGAGACTGGTATATGGGCcgtgaaaatgttcaaatgatgTGCAAAGCAAATGCAAACCCACCGGCTCATCACTTCAGATGGATtag ACTGGACAGTGAAATGCCAGAAGGGGTGGAAATAATAAACAGCACTTTGCTCTTCCTGCGCCCCCTCCAGCGGAATGACTCTGGAGTTTACAGGTGTGAGGTTGCCAATGACATCAACCTCCGCAGTCGGGATGTGCGCATTCTGATACAAG ACCAGTCTCAAGCCGAGAGGTCAAACTCCATCACCGTGGCCGGAGCCGTGATGGGTGCAGTCCTCGCGCTCTTCCTCAGCGTGGTCTTCATTATCGTGATCCTCACCGCCCGCAAGGCCCCGCCGACGGCCTTCACTGACAAAGT GATTGACCTTCCTCCGACACacaagcctcctcctccctactCTGAGAGAGCACCGGCTGTTCCTCTGGGAGTCCACGCATCACAAGTGGCCTGGCTGTGTCAGGTAAACCCTGCTCCTGAGCAC ACTCGCAGGGCAGATCGCAGGTACGAGCCCACTGACAGACAGCAACCACCCACAATGAGGCCGGCGCTGCCAGGAACACAAGGCCCCACCCAGCAGCGTCCCCGTCTGGAGTGGGTGTGCCATCAGAGCGGGACAGACCGGGTGTACATCAACCACCGCGAACACTACGTGTGA
- the nectin3b gene encoding nectin-3-like protein isoform X3, which produces MLPSSQRSNLRQHSKVALFHLLLSITGVWCSQVVVPQRVSAVLGKNVTLECRVEVGSNLTLTQSSWERRLPSGSVTVAVYNPQFGTSIPPEFVNRLYFRSPSSHDATIILENVGFSDVGIYTCKVATFPLGNTQASTTVSVLVEPKVYVSAGSTALIDGGNETVVATCIAERARPPAEVSWESNLFGQSEVQLFDDVNGTTSTQVRYIWQPTRHVQGHALTCVVRHPALQSDFRIPYQLNVQFAPDITVVGYDGDWYMGRENVQMMCKANANPPAHHFRWIRLDSEMPEGVEIINSTLLFLRPLQRNDSGVYRCEVANDINLRSRDVRILIQDQSQAERSNSITVAGAVMGAVLALFLSVVFIIVILTARKAPPTAFTDKVIDLPPTHKPPPPYSERAPAVPLGVHASQVAWLCQTRRADRRYEPTDRQQPPTMRPALPGTQGPTQQRPRLEWVCHQSGTDRVYINHREHYV; this is translated from the exons ATGTTACCGTCCTCTCAGCGGAGTAACCTCAGGCAGCACAGCAAAGTTGCATTATTTCACCTTCTGCTCAGTATTACAG GTGTGTGGTGCAGTCAGGTGGTGGTGCCTCAGAGGGTGAGCGCCGTGCTGGGGAAGAATGTGACGTTAGAATGCAGGGTGGAGGTTGGCTCAAACCTTACCCTCACTCAGAGTTCCTGGGAACGCCGTCTGCCTTCTGGCTCCGTAACAGTGGCTGTCTACAACCCACAGTTTGGCACTTCCATCCCTCCAGAGTTTGTGAATCGCTTGTATTTTCGCTCACCCTCCTCTCACGATGCTACCATCATTCTAGAAAACGTGGGCTTTTCAGACGTTGGGATATATACCTGCAAGGTAGCAACATTTCCTCTGGGGAACACTCAAGCCTCCACTACTGTCAGTGTTCTTG TTGAGCCAAAGGTCTATGTGTCTGCTGGTTCGACTGCCCTGATCGACGGTGGCAATGAAACTGTGGTGGCTACCTGCATCGCTGAGCGGGCTCGGCCCCCTGCTGAGGTGTCCTGGGAATCCAACCTCTTTGGCCAGTCAGAAGTGCAGCTATTTGACGACGTCAACGGGACGACCAGCACGCAAGTGCGCTACATCTGGCAGCCCACGCGCCACGTCCAGGGCCACGCGCTCACTTGTGTGGTCCGTCACCCAGCTCTGCAGAGCGACTTCAGGATCCCCTACCAACTCAATGTACAGT TTGCTCCTGATATCACAGTTGTAGGCTATGACGGAGACTGGTATATGGGCcgtgaaaatgttcaaatgatgTGCAAAGCAAATGCAAACCCACCGGCTCATCACTTCAGATGGATtag ACTGGACAGTGAAATGCCAGAAGGGGTGGAAATAATAAACAGCACTTTGCTCTTCCTGCGCCCCCTCCAGCGGAATGACTCTGGAGTTTACAGGTGTGAGGTTGCCAATGACATCAACCTCCGCAGTCGGGATGTGCGCATTCTGATACAAG ACCAGTCTCAAGCCGAGAGGTCAAACTCCATCACCGTGGCCGGAGCCGTGATGGGTGCAGTCCTCGCGCTCTTCCTCAGCGTGGTCTTCATTATCGTGATCCTCACCGCCCGCAAGGCCCCGCCGACGGCCTTCACTGACAAAGT GATTGACCTTCCTCCGACACacaagcctcctcctccctactCTGAGAGAGCACCGGCTGTTCCTCTGGGAGTCCACGCATCACAAGTGGCCTGGCTGTGTCAG ACTCGCAGGGCAGATCGCAGGTACGAGCCCACTGACAGACAGCAACCACCCACAATGAGGCCGGCGCTGCCAGGAACACAAGGCCCCACCCAGCAGCGTCCCCGTCTGGAGTGGGTGTGCCATCAGAGCGGGACAGACCGGGTGTACATCAACCACCGCGAACACTACGTGTGA
- the nectin3b gene encoding nectin-3-like protein isoform X1: MLPSSQRSNLRQHSKVALFHLLLSITGVWCSQVVVPQRVSAVLGKNVTLECRVEVGSNLTLTQSSWERRLPSGSVTVAVYNPQFGTSIPPEFVNRLYFRSPSSHDATIILENVGFSDVGIYTCKVATFPLGNTQASTTVSVLVEPKVYVSAGSTALIDGGNETVVATCIAERARPPAEVSWESNLFGQSEVQLFDDVNGTTSTQVRYIWQPTRHVQGHALTCVVRHPALQSDFRIPYQLNVQFAPDITVVGYDGDWYMGRENVQMMCKANANPPAHHFRWIRLDSEMPEGVEIINSTLLFLRPLQRNDSGVYRCEVANDINLRSRDVRILIQDPPTMPSTITAPVLTGSSSSPTFVDDKGHVLLSSPTLEALPESNLGSIVGGAVGGALFLLLLLSLVGVCYLRKQQSFHGSCYTKHYLGHNDLQKAPTQHELHPTKAGSSSHHRDHDREEWGDRQLKHERDRRHHCDYNGGEYPVNGYTRAMRESGRHNHQQNRHHEHTQYSSPQQARCARYPHSPKPHANGSPYLSDDCYDSGPDGDYVSHTDGSVISRREWYV, from the exons ATGTTACCGTCCTCTCAGCGGAGTAACCTCAGGCAGCACAGCAAAGTTGCATTATTTCACCTTCTGCTCAGTATTACAG GTGTGTGGTGCAGTCAGGTGGTGGTGCCTCAGAGGGTGAGCGCCGTGCTGGGGAAGAATGTGACGTTAGAATGCAGGGTGGAGGTTGGCTCAAACCTTACCCTCACTCAGAGTTCCTGGGAACGCCGTCTGCCTTCTGGCTCCGTAACAGTGGCTGTCTACAACCCACAGTTTGGCACTTCCATCCCTCCAGAGTTTGTGAATCGCTTGTATTTTCGCTCACCCTCCTCTCACGATGCTACCATCATTCTAGAAAACGTGGGCTTTTCAGACGTTGGGATATATACCTGCAAGGTAGCAACATTTCCTCTGGGGAACACTCAAGCCTCCACTACTGTCAGTGTTCTTG TTGAGCCAAAGGTCTATGTGTCTGCTGGTTCGACTGCCCTGATCGACGGTGGCAATGAAACTGTGGTGGCTACCTGCATCGCTGAGCGGGCTCGGCCCCCTGCTGAGGTGTCCTGGGAATCCAACCTCTTTGGCCAGTCAGAAGTGCAGCTATTTGACGACGTCAACGGGACGACCAGCACGCAAGTGCGCTACATCTGGCAGCCCACGCGCCACGTCCAGGGCCACGCGCTCACTTGTGTGGTCCGTCACCCAGCTCTGCAGAGCGACTTCAGGATCCCCTACCAACTCAATGTACAGT TTGCTCCTGATATCACAGTTGTAGGCTATGACGGAGACTGGTATATGGGCcgtgaaaatgttcaaatgatgTGCAAAGCAAATGCAAACCCACCGGCTCATCACTTCAGATGGATtag ACTGGACAGTGAAATGCCAGAAGGGGTGGAAATAATAAACAGCACTTTGCTCTTCCTGCGCCCCCTCCAGCGGAATGACTCTGGAGTTTACAGGTGTGAGGTTGCCAATGACATCAACCTCCGCAGTCGGGATGTGCGCATTCTGATACAAG ATCCTCCCACCATGCCTTCCACCATTACCGCTCCTGTCCTAactggctcctcctcctcccccacctttGTGGATGATAAGGGCCATGTCCTCCTGAGCTCCCCCACACTCGAAGCCCTACCTGAAAGTAATCTTGGTTCCATAGTGGGTGGGGCCGTGGGAGGCGCTTTGTTCCTGCTGCTACTGTTGTCTCTGGTTGGCGTGTGTTACCTACGGAAACAACAGAGCTTTCATGGGAGCTGCTACACCAAGCATTACCTTGGCCACAATGATCTCCAGAAGGCCCCCACGCAGCACGAACTCCACCCGACCAAAGCTGGCAGCAGCTCCCACCATCGGGACCACGACCGCGAGGAGTGGGGCGACCGCCAGCTCAAACACGAGCGTGACCGCCGGCACCATTGCGACTATAACGGAGGGGAGTATCCCGTTAATGGGTACACCAGGGCAATGAGGGAGAGCGGTCGCCACAACCATCAGCAGAATCGCCATCATGAACACACGCAGTATTCTAGTCCACAGCAGGCCAGATGTGCCAGATACCCTCATTCACCCAAACCACATGCAAACGGCTCCCCCTACCTGTCAGACGACTGCTACGATAGCGGGCCCGATGGTGATTATGTGTCTCACACAGATGGCTCAGTCATCTCCCGCAGAGAGTGGTATGTTTGA